The genomic window AAcatctacaaaacaaacaaacaaacaaacaaaaacaaatcaatgcTGCTCTGTGCAAAGTGTATGCGCAACATATAAAATAAAGCTTCCATTAAAAACAACGCCTAAAGAAATCGAACATAAATGTAGTTTAAAAGCGAGTTAATAAGTTCACATTCCATtagtttaaggaaaaaaaaaaaaatgacacgaGTAAAATCGCTTCTGAAATGGCTGGAAGGAGAATTTCTCAGCTAAATTTGCATTCTAAAACTAATACTTAACCTGTGGAAGATCAGTGTGATTGTTTGTGAAATGCTCTCACAGCAATTGTCCATGTCTCCCGAGTCACAGAACCCTTTTAACGGAGCCCAGAGATActtcaaaaaaaccaaaaaacccacagaggaatgaaatgaatgtcCCGCAGTAGTTTGGCGGAGTTTCTCCCAGTCCCAGGGGTTAGGTGGAGTGGATGGAGAGGCTGACTTTGACACAGCTCAGCTCTTTCCCATCGCTTCCCAGAACACCCTGCGCCTTGTAGTTGCCGTTGGTGAGCCAGAAGGGCAGGTCTACGTCCGGCAGGTAGAAGTCGGTCTGAGGCAGCGTGTAGTCGCCCTGTGACAGAAACAGTTTGACAGGAGTTAGTGAGGGTGTGAgcagacacagttaacagtaaacacagtttaaaagagagagagagagagagagagactgaaaaatgagTGAGGCTGCGTTAAGACAACATTTGTTCTCCTTGAGTGAGGAAATAACATTCTTAAAaatcattattacatttttagtTCTCGAAATATTATGGTACAACATATAAACCCATAAGGGAAGTCTAAAACATCGTATGTATCAATAAGGTTAAGCACATGCATTGTTAGGCGCACGCTACACACGCTGTAACTTAGACTCAACTGTTTGTGATTCACAGCAAGACAGTTTCTCACGTCACACATCAGAGAAATGCCTGGAGTCAAGGGGAAGATCAGAGGGGTCTACCATAAATCTGGATTCAGAGCTTAGCCATCTAACTTCTCCTTTCAACACAAGGCTCATGTCTGAAAGGCAGATCACTTTCTATATAGGCACATCAAAACTTTATGTCACATGAAGACCAAAGAAAGCTTCAtcctttttattctttaatGATGTACtccaatgtacaacatatatgtatgtataattttttaaatatatttataaaatggCAAGATTGCTTAACTATGTCAGGATTTCTATGGAAAGACTGAAATAATTAGGTCTATCAGATTAAACAAAGGACTCTAACATGAAGATGTTTCTGTCAAATTCACCAAGTGAAAATCATGGGCGCCCATTAGATTAATTCCAACACTGATGCTATAATTATTGCTTATCTCTTATTAGTTATGCTTATTAGTCATAAGTAGTGGTCATATATGATTACAACAGTTTAGAAGCTTAGCAGAACAAACTATTAAGTCATTGTCAATGTCCTGATTGGATATTATACATTTAAGCCTTATACAATTATGCCTGCATCATCAGCTGccaacaaacaaccccccccccctccccacacacacacacacacacacacacacacacacacacacacacacacacacattttcatgggACTTTGTGGTACTTTTTGCACTTACAGCAGATTTCATTTCCTTACAATCCTGCACAACAATATACTGCTCTTCTCAGCTACAGCAGATTGCTCTATGTTTCTCTGCTACAACATTATACATgttagacacccccccccccttacgtAAATGCTCACATGGCTggtcagagaaaacaaagcagtgTTAACCGCAGCTGTAATATTCGTTAACATGTATCTTATAAGGATCGAGTGAGGTCAGCAAATTTTGAGCACCTCTCTATATGCTGAGTTTGCCTCATGATACACTTGTATGGTGAAGTGAGTGTTGAGTGAAACTGCACACGCAGACTTACAGCTTTGAAGGGACAGTGACATGGGATGCCGTACGTGTGCAGGGGCTCGGGGCAGTCCTGCCCTGGGGGAATAAGTGTGTCCAAAAGCTCACAAATGTCAGAATAGTGGCAGCTTcccacctcctccacacaaGGCACCTTTATCCAGATCCCAGCAACCTCCTTCTCCAGCGTCACATTCAactttggggaggggggggggggttaaacagaaaacaatttaaatgGATAAATACATAAGCAGACCAGAGCAATATCTGGGTCAAACAGGATAGAGAGCCTAAGGTTTTGTTGGCTATACTTTCTTCAGGCATTGACATACAATCTGGTTGGACAATCCCAGTTTTACAGTTTGTCTTGTGATAGTCACAGGAGCAAACtgtagcaaaacaaacagaggtcTCTTGGCACAAGACAGACAATGATTACTAATGTTATCTCACACAAAATTAGTTTCAgccaagacagaaaaaacataTTCTTTGTAAGTATGGCTTGTAAGAGCAGACAAGGAGCTGTAATCCAAATTTACTCACGAGGCTAATTTTAAACCGTTACGACTGTAGAGGAATTTACCAAACTCACTGTTTGGACACAGTTTTACGAGCTGAAATGTGCACTAACGCAACATtgagtaattaaaaaaagatacgGTAGCCCACTAAATATAGCATGCGTTAACTTCAGGTCatagttttttctttcattttagaGTCTGTGGTGAACTTCCTGAACGAAACCAGTGGGGAACCATGAGAACTCTAGTTCTCTAACAAAACAAGTGCCTTTTAATTTGGCAGGTCAAGGAAACGTAAAGGAAGGAAGAGACATCAGTTCCATAAACAGAAATGTGCAAACCAGCGTTGTTGTTCAGACATAGCTTATGATCCAGTCCCAAAAACtaagaagaaaacaaaggcGCGAGAAGGTGTAACGACACAATATAATGGTCTCGAACATTATGTTCCAGGACGTGATGAACTGAGTTTGCAGAACGCGACCGGCTCGGAGCACTTTGTCCACTATATTAGACCGTTAACAACTGAAATAACTTCAATACTTTTAAATTTGGAAATAACTCGTTGCATAACAATTTCAGGTCACGGATACGTATACTCACAGCGAGTGGCGAGGCTAGCTCAACCGATGTGGTCCCCATTGCACTTGCTGTTAAATCTCCCGGAATAGCAATGGGGTCAGGAGACAATTCTAGTGTCTTTAAAACAGCCGGATCATCAGGTTTCCCGCAGTTTGCCCAAGAAAACCCCCACATCTGTCCGGTTATGTGAAACATTGATTAGATCACAATACGGTGGCATGACAGGTTATTCATGTACACGTCTGTCAAGGCTGTTTATTCATCGAGTCGCTTCAATAGGTCCATTACATATGATAAACGCTACAATCCACTCACCTTCGTTAATTTTCTCCTGAAATGTGCCTTGCACGTACCTTGCAGCATACATAGATTGAATGTGCATACGGCAATCAGCAGGGGAATACTGCTCCTCATTGTTTCGCTTTTGGCTGAGCACAGATCTCAACTGAGCGCTGCAAAGACAGACTGTTAGACTAAATGAGCGTAAACAACTTCTCGCAGCAGGCTTTAAATGACTATCGGTAATGTTTCTGGTCACTTTCTTCCGTGTTTATGGTTTAGTCCTTTATTGCAGAGCAGTACAATGCCCTCTAAAGGCGGGAGGACTAGGGTGCTTTGTGCGTAATCTCTGGTGTTCTTTAGTTAATTGTCAGGTAAGGCACTTGAACCACGACATTTACTGTGATGCAGATTACTTCCAGAGCGTTACTGTGTGTTTACCCTACAAACataatttaatataaaacaTGCTAGTCAGTCCATAAGCCGTTTGGTAGAGGTTTTTTTCTCAAGCTTCAGGGCACTCAGTAAATGCGAActgcatttaatttaattcttcTTAAGCAATAGTCCATCACTCTACACCAGTAAAGATATGAGATATcaataaatgtgtatttatgaCTTCCTACAGCTTTGAAAGTTGTATCATTCCCAATCCGATCCAGGCAGGTTGTCGGCCTCGTGCCTCACGGCCATCAGTCATTCCATATTTTTCACCTCTATAAATCCTCACGTGTTTCTAGGCCTTATTCATTCTTATGTAAGTCTAAAAGAGACGGGCATGTTTTAATGTTGATATGATGAAATTCACGAGGATGATTCAGCCAAAGAATCCACAGGTAGCAACTTGAGCCTCGACGTGCGTTCTCATCCCTCTTCGGCAATCCCTGTTTTTACTGGACTTGGAAGACAGAAGTATGAGCGTGCACACGCGTAACGATCGTCGTTTTGTCTATTTCTGACCACGAGGTGGAGATCTTGTTCTTAAAtgatgcacacatgcacactacaACACATAGTGTGATAAAACGTTTGGTCGCCTGGTCTAAAGCTGAGGTCATATGTGCCTTGAGTACATGCAGAGCAGTTCTACGTCGCAAAAAATAAGCACAGGTTCgcaaatgcaaaacatagcGTTTAGTACAGTGTTACAGAATCGTGCAAATGTGCTGTAGCTTGCATAAATTCAGTGCGTCTCACTGTATTGGTATGCGGGCCTGCTATAGGAAATATGCGTAAATAAGTATGTGGAAATAAGTGTGTTTCATCGTAGAGAACCACTGTGCGTTCAGCTCGTGCATACAAATCTTCAGCAGTGATATTATTGTCGCTGTTGTATTGCAGTGTAATTTATACAAGCCATGTTATCTCCTTTGCTCGATGGACTCACGCTGAACTGTCGGCCCATATCCTGGGAGCAGAATGCCTTTCTCTCGATCGGCATCAGAGCGGAACAGATTACACACTTCTCTGCCAAGCCACGTTAGTGTTCCCAAACATTTAAGACTACAACAACAACGGGGACTTTtcacttagaaaaaaaaaatccttctgtGTAAATGAGATAATTGGTAGACTTTCTGAAAAGGGATTAGAGATTTTGTCCTGTACCGCACACTTGAGCAGGTGTGATTACAAAAGACCAGTCAATGTAGGGCACGTTTTCGGCgcatgaaaatacaaaaaaaaaatgtagaaaacaCTGGTTAATTGGTGCGCACTGAAAACCACAGTCTCGTGATGTTTCTAACTCTCATATATGCTGTAAAAATGGTAGATCTGGATGACTGAATGTGCTAAAATGTGTGCCGCGAAAGTTAACTGTCGTGCGATTGAATGTTGCAGAAACAAATGCGAAGATCAGGGCTTCGGAACCCCTGCGTGCTGGTGCTGCTGAAGTGCTTTGGATGTGCTCTACTAATTTACACTGCCTGCAATGCTTTCCGCATCTGAAAGGCTTGACGCcgtactgtttgttttgatttgccTCTAGCAGGTACTAAAACATTGTCTTTTGTGCCAAAATCGGACTAGACATAGAGACATAAACACATCTAGTAATAACTCAGATTGGAGAATAgcagtttttcttctgttccttCACAGGCTGCTGCTCAGATGATATTGACAGaattacagagacaaaaaatgaaTCTCTCGTATTcagaaatggtaaaaaaaatatataacaagGGACATGACAAATGcaacatattattattataacggAACACATGGTATCGCATATTCTCATTGTGATCTTTACATAGTTgatgagaaagacagggagatgGCGAGCTGCCTTTTATGTGTTGTACTGAAGCATAAGCAAAGAGAGATTTTAATCGCACATTTCAGATCTCAGTCATGCAAGCCCTGGAACAGAGCGTTCAGACTTGATATGCATGCGTTGCCAAGTATTGACTTGATGGTCGTACGAAAGTTGTCTCCGTGCACATCTCTTTTACTCCCGTCAGACCTCACTCGCTGGTGGGAAAAGAATGCAAGTTTCACCTCAGAACCTGTCGAATTCTGTGATATGAACGGAAGATTTTGGTGTACTTCTCTGTAACTTTCCACAGAGCGTTACGCATACACCGAGTCGCATATGTGTCGTATCTTGACGcaatacacaaaaaaattaaaagctcTACTCTACTGTATTTTATT from Chanos chanos chromosome 2, fChaCha1.1, whole genome shotgun sequence includes these protein-coding regions:
- the LOC115805799 gene encoding ganglioside GM2 activator gives rise to the protein MRSSIPLLIAVCTFNLCMLQGTCKAHFRRKLTKMWGFSWANCGKPDDPAVLKTLELSPDPIAIPGDLTASAMGTTSVELASPLALNVTLEKEVAGIWIKVPCVEEVGSCHYSDICELLDTLIPPGQDCPEPLHTYGIPCHCPFKAGDYTLPQTDFYLPDVDLPFWLTNGNYKAQGVLGSDGKELSCVKVSLSIHST